The DNA sequence TTGTTTTTAAAGAGGAGATTATATGTgtccaaaataataaaacaaagctGTAGATGATACCAAAGAGACTACATGAAGTATTTATTAAGGTTTGTATTTCAGAACTTCCAATGACTTCTTAAAACAAATAACTTGACTAACAAAatcccaaaaataaataaatagtatttTTTGTCCTGAATGAGTGGTCGTagtttttaatgtaaaactTTAAGTAAaaatttaaacattttgtttGGCAAAACATTGATTAATCTGTTGTCCtgtgtaaaaaacaacaaaagaattTAAATCTGCACTCTCTATACTGCATATAGTACAAAACGTATCACTATAAAAAGTGACCCTGGAAAAAACCCTGGaaattgtatatattataaactgtacatatactgtatatgacaTAGCAAAAAACTTGCAGTACCTCACCAACCACCTAACAAGAACCTAGCAACATCTCAGTTACCACCTAAGTCACCAAAGCAACTGCTTAGAAACACTATGGCAACCACTTAGAGCAGCTAAGTAGCTGTGCAATCTCAGCATCTTCTACAGGAAATACATACATTGTTTAGCTGCCAactgaattacatttacatctaatCACCCTCTCAATTGACAGGTTCCAGTCAGTACATCCCAGTTCTTTACACTTGTTTGAcatgtataaaatgataaattatataaaatgacaaatgacatatatacagtataaaatctaatataaatatataaaaatcttACTTCTTATCATAAACATAAAAGTGGTATAAATTAAATTTCATATCTGTTTCAATACATCAGTCAATCTATCAAAACACCACACAAGGGTTAAACGTCCATCATCGGTCAGGTGTTCCTGTTTTATGACGTCATGTGACCTGTAGCCGTCTGCTATCTGACCTACCCTGCTGACTGACACCAGGCAGTGCAGGCTCTCCTCCTGGCGGCTGATCAGCCGGAGCCACACCGTCTGGGCGGGACTGAGCTGCTGGGAAAGCCAGTCCTGGCCCTGCGGGGTCAGCTCCACGCCGGCCAGTCGCACATCTAGGGAGGCCACGGGATGACCTGTCGGGGGGGAAGGAAGAGTCAGCTAGTTTAGTCACCTCTGTCCGATGACCTTTAAAAAACAGGTTCCACATGAGTGCATTTCAAAGTGCCTTTACGATGGGAAAAAGAANNNNNNNNNNNNNNNNNNNNNNNNNNNNNNNNNNNNNNNNNNNNNNNNNNNNNNNNNNNNNNNNNNNNNNNNNNNNNNNNNNNNNNNNNNNNNNNNNNNNNNNNNNNNNNNNNNNNNNNNNNNNNNNNNNNNNNNNNNNNNNNNNNNNNNNNNNNNNNNNNNNNNNNNNNNNNNNNNNNNNNNNNNNNNNNNNNNNNNNNNNNNNNNNNNNNNNNNNNNNNNNNNNNNNNNNNNNNNNNNNNNNNNNNNNNNNNNNNNNNNNNNNNNNNNNNNNNNNNNNNNNNNNNNNNNNNNNNNNNNNNNNNNNNNNNNNNNNNNNNNNNNNNNNNNNNNNNNNNNNNNNNNNNNNNNNNNNNNNNNNNNNNNNNNNNNNNNNNNNNNNNNNNNNNNNNNNNNNNNNNNNNNNNNNNNNNNNNNNNNNNNNNNNNNNNNNNNNNNNNNNNNNNNNNNNNNNNNNNNNNNNNNNNNNNNNNNNNNNNNNNNNNNNNNNNNNNNNNNNNNNNNNNNNNNNNNNNNNNNNNNNNNNNNNNNNNNNNNNNNNNNNNNNNNNNNNNNNNNNNNNNNNNNNNNNNNNNNNNNNNNNNNNNNNNNNNNNNNNNNNNNNNNNNNNNNNNNNNNNNNNNNNNNNNNNNNNNNNNNNNNNNNNNNNNNNNNNNNNNNNNNNNNNNNNNNNNNNNNNNNNNNNNNNNNNNNNNNNNNNNNNNNNNNNNNNNNNNNNNNNNNNNNNNNNNNNNNNNNNNNNNNNNNNNNNNNNNNNNNNNNNNNNNNNNNNNNNNNNNNNNNNNNNNNNNNNNNNNNNNNNNNNNNNNNNNNNNNNNNNNNNNNNNNNNNNNNNNNNNNNNNNNNNNNNNNNNNNNNNNNNNNNNNNNNNNNNNNNNNNNNNNNNNNNNNNNNNNNNNNNNNNNNNNNNNNNNNNNNNNNNNNNNNNNNNNNNNNNNNNNNNNNNNNNNNNNNNNNNNNNNNNNNNNNNNNNNNNNNNNNNNNNNNNNNNNNNNNNNNNNNNNNNNNNNNNNNNNNNNNNNNNNNNNNNNNNNNNNNNNNNNNNNNNNNNNNNNNNNNNNNNNNNNNNNNNNNNNNNNNNNNNNNNNNNNNNNNNNNNNNNNNNNNNNNNNNNNNNNNNNNNNNNNNNNNNNNNNNNNNNNNNNNNNNNNNNNNNNNNNNNNNNNNNNNNNNNNNNNNNNNNNNNNNNNNNNNNNNNNNNNNNNNNNNNNNNNNNNNNNNNNNNNNNNNNNNNNNNNNNNNNNNNNNNNNNNNNNNNNNNNNNNNNNNNNNNNNNNNNNNNNNNNNNNNNNNNNNNNNNNNNNNNNNNNNNNNNNNNNNNNNNNNNNNNNNNNNNNNNNNNNNNNNNNNNNNNNNNNNNNNNNNNNNNNNNNNNNNNNNNNNNNNNNNNNNNNNNNNNNNNNNNNNNNNNNNNNNNNNNNNNNNNNNNNNNNNNNNNNNNNNNNNNNNNNNNNNNNNNNNNNNNNNNNNNNNNNNNNNNNNNNNNNNNNNNNNNNNNNNNNNNNNNNNNNNNNNNNNNNNNNNNNNNNNNNNNNNNNNNNNNNNNNNNNNNNNNNNNNNNNNNNNNNNNNNNNNNNNNNNNNNNNNNNNNNNNNNNNNNNNNNNNNNNNNNNNNNNNNNNNNNNNNNNNNNNNNNNNNNNNNNNNNNNNNNNNNNNNNNNNNNNNNNNNNNNNNNNNNNNNNNNNNNNNNNNNNNNNNNNNNNNNNNNNNNNNNNNNNNNNNNNNNNNNNNNNNNNNNNNNNNNNNNNNNNNNNNNNNNNNNNNNNNNNNNNNNNNNNNNNNNNNNNNNNNNNNNNNNNNNNNNNNNNNNNNNNNNNNNNNNNNNNNNNNNNNNNNNNNNNNNNNNNNNNNNNNNNNNNNNNNNNNNNNNNNNNNNNNNNNNNNNNNNNNNNNNNNNNNNNNNNNNNNNNNNNNNNNNNNNNNNNNNNNNNNNNNNNNNNNNNNNNNNNNNNNNNNNNNNNNNNNNNNNNNNNNNNNNNNNNNNNNNNNNNNNNNNNNNNNNNNNNNNNNNNNNNNNNNNNNNNNNNNNNNNNNNNNNNNNNNNNNNNNNNNNNNNNNNNNNNNNNNNNNNNNNNNNNNNNNNNNNNNNNNNNNNNNNNNNNNNNNNNNNNNNNNNNNNNNNNNNNNNNNNNNNNNNNNNNNNNNNNNNNNNNNNNNNNNNNNNNNNNNNNNNNNNNNNNNNNNNNNNNNNNNNNNNNNNNNNNNNNNNNNNNNNNNNNNNNNNNNNNNNNNNNNNNNNNNNNNNNNNNNNNNNNNNNNNNNNNNNNNNNNNNNNNNNNNNNNNNNNNNNNNNNNNNNNNNNNNNNNNNNNNNNNNNNNNNNNNNNNNNNNNNNNNNNNNNNNNNNNNNNNNNNNNNNNNNNNNNNNNNNNNNNNNNNNNNNNNNNNNNNNNNNNNNNNNNNNNNNNNNNNNNNNNNNNNNNNNNNNNNNNNNNNNNNNNNNNNNNNNNNNNNNNNNNNNNNNNNNNNNNNNNNNNNNNNNNNNNNNNNNNNNNNNNNNNNNNNNNNNNNNNNNNNNNNNNNNNNNNNNNNNNNNNNNNNNNNNNNNNNNNNNNNNNNNNNNNNNNNNNNNNNNNNNNNNNNNNNNNNNNNNNNNNNNNNNNNNNNNNNNNNNNNNNNNNNNNNNNNNNNNNNNNNNNNNNNNNNNNNNNNNNNNNNNNNNNNNNNNNNNNNNNNNNNNNNNNNNNNNNNNNNNNNNNNNNNNNNNNNNNNNNNNNNNNNNNNNNNNNNNNNNNNNNNNNNNNNNNNNNNNNNNNNNNNNNNNNNNNNNNNNNNNNNNNNNNNNNNNNNNNNNNNNNNNNNNNNNNNNNNNNNNNNNNNNNNNNNNNNNNNNNNNNNNNNNNNNNNNNNNNNNNNNNNNNNNNNNNNNNNNNNNNNNNNNNNNNNNNNNNNNNNNNNNNNNNNNNNNNNNNNNNNNNNNNNNNNNNNNNNNNNNNNNNNNNNNNNNNNNNNNNNNNNNNNNNNNNNNNNNNNNNNNNNNNNNNNNNNNNNNNNNNNNNNNNNNNNNNNNNNNNNNNNNNNNNNNNNNNNNNNNNNNNNNNNNNNNNNNNNNNNNNNNNNNNNNNNNNNNNNNNNNNNNNNNNNNNNNNNNNNNNNNNNNNNNNNNNNNNNNNNNNNNNNNNNNNNNNNNNNNNNNNNNNNNNNNNNNNNNNNNNNNNNNNNNNNNNNNNNNNNNNNNNNNNNNNNNNNNNNNNNNNNNNNNNNNNNNNNNNNNNNNNNNNNNNNNNNNNNNNNNNNNNNNNNNNNNNNNNNNNNNNNNNNNNNNNNNNNNNNNNNNNNNNNNNNNNNNNNNNNNNNNNNNNNNNNNNNNNNNNNNNNNNNNNNNNNNNNNNNNNNNNNNNNNNNNNNNNNNNNNNNNNNNNNNNNNNNNNNNNNNNNNNNNNNNNNNNNNNNNNNNNNNNNNNNNNNNNNNNNNNNNNNNNNNNNNNNNNNNNNNNNNNNNNNNNNNNNNNNNNNNNNNNNNNNNNNNNNNNNNNNNNNNNNNNNNNNNNNNNNNNNNNNNNNNNNNNNNNNNNNNNNNNNNNNNNNNNNNNNNNNNNNNNNNNNNNNNNNNNNNNNNNNNNNNNNNNNNNNNNNNNNNNNNNNNNNNNNNNNNNNNNNNNNNNNNNNNNNNNNNNNNNNNNNNNNNNNNNNNNNNNNNNNNNNNNNNNNNNNNNNNNNNNNNNNNNNNNNNNNNNNNNNNNNNNNNNNNNNNNNNNNNNNNNNNNNNNNNNNNNNNNNNNNNNNNNNNNNNNNNNNNNNNNNNNNNNNNNNNNNNNNNNNNNNNNNNNNNNNNNNNNNNNNNNNNNNNNNNNNNNNNNNNNNNNNNNNNNNNNNNNNNNNNNNNNNNNNNNNNNNNNNNNNNNNNNNNNNNNNNNNNNNNNNNNNNNNNNNNNNNNNNNNNNNNNNNNNNNNNNNNNNNNNNNNNNNNNNNNNNNNNNNNNNNNNNNNNNNNNNNNNNNNNNNNNNNNNNNNNNNNNNNNNNNNNNNNNNNNNNNNNNNNNNNNNNNNNNNNNNNNNNNNNNNNNNNNNNNNNNNNNNNNNNNNNNNNNNNNNNNNNNNNNNNNNNNNNNNNNNNNNNNNNNNNNNNNNNNNNNNNNNNNNNNNNNNNNNNNNNNNNNNNNNNNNNNNNNNNNNNNNNNNNNNNNNNNNNNNNNNNNNNNNNNNNNNNNNNNNNNNNNNNNNNNNNNNNNNNNNNNNNNNNNNNNNNNNNNNNNNNNNNNNNNNNNNNNNNNNNNNNNNNNNNNNNNNNNNNNNNNNNNNNNNNNNNNNNNNNNNNNNNNNNNNNNNNNNNNNNNNNNNNNNNNNNNNNNNNNNNNNNNNNNNNNNNNNNNNNNNNNNNNNNNNNNNNNNNNNNNNNNNNNNNNNNNNNNNNNNNNNNNNNNNNNNNNNNNNNNNNNNNNNNNNNNNNNNNNNNNNNNNNNNNNNNNNNNNNNNNNNNNNNNNNNNNNNNNNNNNNNNNNNNNNNNNNNNNNNNNNNNNNNNNNNNNNNNNNNNNNNNNNNNNNNNNNNNNNNNNNNNNNNNNNNNNNNNNNNNNNNNNNNNNNNNNNNNNNNNNNNNNNNNNNNNNNNNNNNNNNNNNNNNNNNNNNNNNNNNNNNNNNNNNNNNNNNNNNNNNNNNNNNNNNNNNNNNNNNNNNNNNNNNNNNNNNNNNNNNNNNNNNNNNNNNNNNNNNNNNNNNNNNNNNNNNNNNNNNNNNNNNNNNNNNNNNNNNNNNNNNNNNNNNNNNNNNNNNNNNNNNNNNNNNNNNNNNNNNNNNNNNNNNNNNNNNNNNNNNNNNNNNNNNNNNNNNNNNNNNNNNNNNNNNNNNNNNNNNNNNNNNNNNNNNNNNNNNNNNNNNNNNNNNNNNNNNNNNNNNNNNNNNNNNNNNNNNNNNNNNNNNNNNNNNNNNNNNNNNNNNNNNNNNNNNNNNNNNNNNNNNNNNNNNNNNNNNNNNNNNNNNNNNNNNNNNNNNNNNNNNNNNNNNNNNNNNNNNNNNNNNNNNNNNNNNNNNNNNNNNNNNNNNNNNNNNNNNNNNNNNNNNNNNNNNNNNNNNNNNNNNNNNNNNNNNNNNNNNNNNNNNNNNNNNNNNNNNNNNNNNNNNNNNNNNNNNNNNNNNNNNNNNNNNNNNNNNNNNNNNNNNNNNNNNNNNNNNNNNNNNNNNNNNNNNNNNNNNNNNNNNNNNNNNNNNNNNNNNNNNNNNNNNNNNNNNNTAAGCTAATATAAGAACCCTGTCAGTTGCGCATTGCTCATGTTTACGTTCAGAGCGGCTAATGTTAGCACTAGCTatagcttagctagctagctaacgctcCTAGCGTTCACCGTCTAACCCCCTTTTCGACAGGCAGACCTAGCTAGTCGGCTACTTACCCGAACTACAGTCAGGTTATCGTCCGCAAATTGTGACACCACTGCAATGATATTGGGAGACCGCGTGTCGTGTTTCTCCTGTTCGTCCTCACCGCAGGACTCCGGCATGTTGTTTACACCGTGAAAAACTACAACTCAGGCCCCGCCCCCGCCGCAGACAAGCGACGGCAAGCGACAGAGCCCACGCTGCATGAGCGCGTTTCGAAAAGATTCATTGTCGTACAGAGCAACGTTCAGTCTTGCAGaatattttcttttaattacatataatatatgCTGTTGAATTTCTCAAACGTTACACTTTGGAATGCAGCTAAAAAATGTTCctgaaaacatttaaaaaaaaaaaatttacaaCATGTTGTAACTGCGGCCCGTCCCCTAAAAACTGTTTAACTAAGTGGACATTGACAGAAGATTTAAGAATGTAGGCAGAATTACAAGACAGACAATTGAAATATTAATCTAACAGAGTTTATGGATTTTTGTAACttctacttttacttttaataagATATCATTACCCTGTGCATACTTTTGAAGGTGCTGGTGACTTGTAATGACATCAGCCAAGTTAAAGTTGCCATGATGAATATACTTTATCACCAAATGtttaaatgagaaaagaaatacagaacaAAATCATTAACTTTGCACAGTAATTGCAAATATAATAActcaattattatattatatttcctTCACTAAAGACATTGCAGGTGGCTGGAATGGTGAATTCAGTCATACGTTCAAATGGAAACATAtataacacaacacacaaagGCATGAAATAAGGCATATTTCATGCATAGTGGGTCACGATCAAATCGCATGTCAGTATCTCTGACCCTCGGTCACCTCCTAACATTGCTGTTAATGAACTGAAGGCCACTTTGCGTCAATGCATCAGGCTAACAGTCAGGTGTTCCTTTAGACTACAGACTATCATACAAACTGAGCCCCTAGACCTGTAGATTGCCAATCGATAAACAGGCCTTCATGGCGTTCACACTTTCCTCACAACTGAATAAATTGTGATACTAAATTAACTAAATTTGGTTCAGTCCTGTTGAACTTCCCTTTTGGTTCCCTGCATGAAATATGAATCAAATTTGGCTGGTGTTAATATTTGCCGCAAAGCCGAGGTATTCGATTCTTTAAAGGAATAGCTTGGCGAATCGTAAAATTGACATGGTTTACCCTTACCCTTAGCCAAtcatgtttaatatctgatgcGTTTcttttctttagtttacaacgtgagatgctatgctaagctaaccaTGCTATCAAACACTGGACTTCAGCTGTCACCGATCACCGATCTGTAAATACATGCCAAAATCTTCATTTATTTCcttaaagtttaaaaataataattaaaaaaataataaaataaaccagCATGAACAGACCTTATTTAAAACGTAAAAATCATTGCAATGCTTTGTTGTTCTGCGATATATTttgtgatataaaaaaaaaaaacaggaattttcaccagattttaCCACAAGTCAATGATTCTACAGGTCatggttattaataataaacccAGTGTATCAAAAGCAGAGTAAAATAAATGGTATTGGGTTATAAGACATAACCTGCCTCTGCAGACTTTCCTTTTGCATCAAGCAGCTAAATGGTTGTAGCATGATGTCAAATGTTTCATGACATTGCAGCTGAATTCAAGCTAAAACCTGAATTTCAGACCTGAATCATCTGCATAAGGTAGTACTGTCATTTCAAGCATTGTGGACCACTGCGGTACCAGTTGTTTCCAGTTACTTAAAATAGCTGCCCCACCATTCAGCTCTGTGGAGACAAGTCATACTGTGTTTTGAGCAAACTGacagatgagattggtgacagtctaaatccagtatttgttagcaacattagcctagcatctctcattCTAAGTAAAGAAGCACATTTCACATCTAAGATAAGTGAGGTTATGAATAATAAATCAGGTTATCTGACATATTTTCTTCAATTACCCAACCCCTACATACCCTCCCCCAGTATCAGACGGTGAGGACGAACCAACAACTAATCAACGCGCCTGATGTGAAGCGCACCATACCAGCTTTGACACAACCAGCCCGCAGACGCCAGTAACAACCAGCATTGCAGTGAAgtgatgggggtggggggggggggtggggagcgccaaggccaattgtgcactctcgggcctcggctgccgatggctagcagcacgACCAGAGACCCTCTGATCACCGTGACAGCAAgacttagtctgctggaccactcggggccCGTAATCAGGGTAATTAGATTTTTCAACAAAACATTCCTTTAAAAAAGGTCCTACATTAATGAATTTCTATGAactgcaacaacaaaaaaacaacaacaacaacaacaacaactaaacTTCACCAACACAAGGCACAGAGAAATCAAGGTACAGTTAACAGACAGTCTGATTGTATATTCAGCACAGGAATGAGATGGTTGAACACCAATGTGGAGCAGTAACTACCTTGTCAATACTAAGATGTATTGTGAGCTACGAACTAAGATGTATTGTGAGCTACGTattttgtgtatgtttgtgcgtgtgtttgggtgtgtgtgtgtgtctgtgtgtgcccTTTTTCCTCTTTAAAACCTGCTGTGGGATGGAGAGGGAGCAGCCACAGTAAGGAGAAAACAGTACACAAAAACTGTACCGCTTTCATCCGCACAAGGTTAAACGCTTCTCCTGATCATACTCAGTCCTCAGTCCAGTAAGAACTGACCCAAAGTCTGAAAGGAAAATGACAAGTATGAGAAGGAGCAAGGCATCCTGAAAAGGAAAAGTGTGCAGGTGTTAGTGATGCTTCATTCAAATACGTCAACACTGCTGTAATGAGTGCACGAGTCCAGTAGGGGACACTTTGCGTAATGCAAATGAGCTCACACTAACTGCTCCCCTATTGGCCTCCAGCCACTATCAACAACGTTAACGTATGAACGGTTGGTTCCTTTAGTAGTCCGAAGCTTTGGGCTCATCACTGTGTCCAATAATATTAGGGCTATTTGCGGAGCCTGCAGTGCCACGCGTCTGGGCTCTCTTCCTGTAACCGTTTCATTTTCTTCCCGAAGAATATCCACCAGCACAGGCCAATGACCACACACACCAATGACTCCACATAGTAGCCGTCCAGCGCCGTCACACACGCGCCACCTTCTTTGACACACAGCTGCGGAGGcacaaataacaaaaaatgaatTACAATCAAAACTGCTAGCATTAGCAATATCACCGCAGACTATGGCAACACTACTGGTAGCACAAAGATGCAAAGTGCACTTACCCCAGCTTCTTCAGGAGACCCACAAGTCTGGCCGGCTGCTCCCTGGCACTCTTTAGAGGTGAGTGGGTCTACCAGCCACAGGGCCAGCGTGGAGGGCCAATTCCCCCCAAGATTGGTCACTGTGTTCAGCAGAGTCATATAAGTGCCCCCTATGACTGGATCGCTCACCTTGGCATGGAAAGCCATGCAGGCCACATACATGCTGTACAGTGCCACCTAGTGGAGAAACGGAGAAGTCACATGATCAGTCCATAGGATATTAGCACTAATGGCAGAAATGAAATCACAAGGTTTTACAATGTCATTTGGTGTTTTGTAGCACCAACTATTTCACTTAAAGACTACACCACTGCATACACGTCCAGTATTGTAACCAGTCTGCACTGTCTAATATAAGGCAAAATCAGTGAGATCCATGGGTTACATTAGGACAGTCCTCCTTTTATGGTTGGCAATAATGTGGAAACACTACTCTTCAGTTAACGTTTTACATGGAGTTTCAAATGTCCGATATACCTAGCTCTGTCTAGATATAGTAACAACAGCAATTACAATTAGGATAAAAATCTATTCACGTAAAATAGGCCCGCTGTACGATTTGCACTTGATTTAACCAACTCAGCAGTGACAGTTTTATCTGGCTATGCAAACTAGGCCAGCTATATACGCAATTAGAAAGCCTTGGAGCAGGAAAAACTGCTATATGTGTGTGAACTTGCAACCACCATAAACATGCAATGAGGAAAGCAAaatattttttgacataattgaaCTCCATGTAAAGaaccagattcacatttttACAAGGAATTAACCAAAAGAAACACTCCTTGGAATAA is a window from the Salminus brasiliensis chromosome 13, fSalBra1.hap2, whole genome shotgun sequence genome containing:
- the c18h3orf33 gene encoding LOW QUALITY PROTEIN: protein C3orf33 homolog (The sequence of the model RefSeq protein was modified relative to this genomic sequence to represent the inferred CDS: inserted 1 base in 1 codon) translates to MPESCGEDEQEKHDTRSPNIIAVVSQFADDNLTVVRVSSRLARSACRKGGTLKCTHLTLPSPPTGHPVASLDVRLAGVELTPQGQDWLSQQLSPAQTVWLRLISRQEESLHCLVSVSRGSLFNTCVNEEVLRLGLARTVPLQGLDPHSRLYWKLHRRLLKSELRAERKGEGLWKEESLRERVTRALSSNMAVVTIKKVLXWMSRAKDR